The window ATTGCGCAAGGGAAGGATTATTGTTTGCACTAGAAATTTTGATATTGGGGAAATAATGATTGGTGCCAATAATAATAGAAAGACTAAAAATAAATAGAATACAGGCGGTTAGAAAGGATTCAGTGTCGGCAAACCAAACCAAGGTCAAAAGATTGAACTGCTCACTTAAAATACCAATGATCCAAAAGGCGAGCCTTAAAAGAATGCCGAGACTCACGCCAATATACAGACTCCTTTGGAGTAGCGGTAGAACTTGATAAGCACTGACGAGTTTTTGCAGTCGCTTTCCTAAGCTCTTTTCCGGGGGATGGGGTGGGTCGAGATCTAATTCTAAAGGAACTTGATACTGTTGAGCAAAACGGAGTAAGCTGACAGCGCGATCGCTGATCAGAGGATGAGTGTGCAGGCCGTTCAGTTGATGGCGATACGGTTGTGAACTTTCCCAATTTAAGAGGGTTTCGAGGGAACAATGAGATAATAAGCTGCCTAACGATAATCCTTGACGGTATCCAATGGGAAGTAAAGGATTAAAACTTTCCAACAGCCAAGGGGTTTGTTCTTGCTTTTCAATTTCATCGTTCATTCCCTCAGCTACTTTAATTAAACCTCTTACTTTGGCATTGGGATCTCCAGTTAGAGAAACCGAAAAATAATCTCGGTAAGAGTGTTGAATGTGAAATAACCCATTTAAGGGGAGTTTCCAGAGGGCATACGCTAAGTAGAAAAACTGTGCCAGGTAAGCACTACTGTTACGAACAAACGGTGGGATATCGCACCAGATCCAGTTTGGAATCAAACGAGGCGCTTTTTTCGGTAAGAATTGATAGAACTTTTCTCCCCAGTCGGAAATTTGATAGTAAAGGGTATAAGGAACTTGTAACAGCGCGATCGCGCCAGAAACAAGAAATAAAGGCGAAGATCGAATCATTGCTATCTCACCAGCTAATAACGTGATCACTTCTTCCTCATTCAGTTGCTTAAATAATCCTTCACTAATAATGATGCGAGCATTTTTAGGGCGTTGTCCGTAGCTAAAAATAACCGGTACAGTTGTGGGTAAAAGTCCGAAAGTGGGTAACGGGATTTTTTGCTGGCGACAATAAGTTTGTAAGAATTTGGCAGCCGCTGGACAACGAGTGGTTATTTTGTAGAGAGGAAACGGCTGACAGTGATAAACCATTTTCAGTAAAAGATTAAGTAGCGTTCCCGAAAAGAGAAACACAATGCCAATAAAAATTAGTAGCGTCACTGTCGGATCGCGATAAAAAGGTTGAAAAGGACGAATACTAGGCAACTCAACCAACAAAGTATTGGTTGCGCTCATGAACAGTTGAATCGAGAAGTCAAAGACGATCCAAAATGCAATTAAACTGATTAAAATTCGTCGCCAGAACGGAGAAAAGGAAGGGCGCTTTAGCGGTTTCCAGTTTTTCGGTTTCGGTGCATTGCGCCATTCGATTCGACTCGGCGGAAGTGAGGGGGGTTCGGAAACAGTTTCTGCTTTGGCTTGAGTTTGAGCAACTGGGTTGAGGTGTCTCGGCTGCGGTTGAGACTGACCAATGGTCGCAGCAGGAGAGGCATCTTCTTGATCAGCTGAAGTTTGTTCTGTTTTTGCTTGAGAAATAACAGGAGAGGGTGGCGTATCGGCAACAAAACCCGTTAGGTTTAAGTTACTTTGAGCTTGCTGAAATTGATTGAGCTGTGTCGTTGCCCAAACTTGATCTTTGACAGCACCTGTCTGTTGGATTGCTTGACAGATCCGAATCGCTTCTTGGCTGTTGCCATTGTGTTCATAAGCAGAAACGAGTAACCGTTGCGCAGCAGCCAAAAGACTAGAATCGGTGGTATTGTCGCAGACAGCTTGCAAGTGCGCGATCGCGCTTTCGTAATCGCCTGTGGTTAAAGCCTTTTCTCCCGCACGTAACCCTTCTTCCTGTGATGAAACACTCATCTGTTTTGCCTCAGTGATCTCATTACTCTCAATTATAGGAAGAGTGCCCCCTTGCTGGGTTGCTAGCCACTCAATTTAATCCCGACTTTTTTAGTCGGGTTTAGTTGTCGGCGCGATCGCGCTGTGTTAGTATCGAGCGAATTGAAATGTAAAAAGGAGAGAAAACCCATGGCTCTTGCAACTGAAACCGCCAATGCCAAACCCACCTACACCAAATTAGTTTCCAAAGAAGGCGGCACTGAGTACGATTTACAGCCCCTCCACGTTTGCGAAGAAACTTTTGCCCCTTTAGAAGTTGCTTATGACTACGACGCCATTCGCGCTCAAGTCAGCCGGGAAAGCATTGCCGCAGGTCCCAAGTCCATTTGGCGTTACAAACCCTTTTTACCCGTTACAGGCGAGGTCATCGATGTGGGCACTGGCATGACCCCCTTAATTAAGTCCAACCGCTTAGCCCGTCGCTTAGGCTTAAAAGAGCTTTATATTAAAAACGATGCGGTGAATATGCCCACCCTGAGCTTTAAAGACCGTGTTGTTTCGGTTGCCCTGAGCAAAGCGAGAGAGTTTGGCTTTTCTACCGTTTCTTGTGCCAGTACCGGCAACCTTGCTAACTCAACAGCAGCGATCGCAGCGAGTGCAGGTCTAGAATGTTGTGTCTTTATTCCTGCCGATCTCGAAGCCGGGAAAGTTTTAGGAACTTTGATTTATAACCCCACTGTCATGGCGGTCAAAGGCAACTACGACCAAGTGAACCGTCTCTGTAGCGAAGTGGCTAACGGTTATGGCTGGGGGTTTGTCAATATTAACCTTCGTCCCTACTACTCTGAAGGCTCGAAAACACTGGGTTACGAAGTGGCTGAACAACTCGGTTGGAAACTACCGGATCATGTGGTTGCGCCCTTAGCTTCCGGTTCTCTCTATACAAAAATTTATAAAGGCTTCCAAGAATTTGTAAAAACCGGGTTAGTCGAAGATCAATCCGTTCGTTTCAGTGGGGCGCAAGCCGAAGGCTGTTCTCCCATTTCCCAAGCCTTTAAAGAAGGACGTGACTTTATTACGCCGGTTAAACCCAACACGATTGCGAAATCCATTGCGATTGGTAACCCAGCCGATGGCGTTTATGCCTTAGATGTTGCCCGTAAAACAAACGGCAATATTGAAGATGTCACCGATGCTGAAATCATTGAAGGCATTCAACTCTTAGCCGAAACCGAAGGAATCTTTACTGAAACCGCTGGCGGAACCACCATCGCTGTTTTGAAAAAACTCGTGGAAGCCGGCAAAATTGATCCCGAAGAAAGCACCGTTGCTTATATCACCGGTAATGGACTGAAAACCCAAGAAGCAGTACAAGGCTATATTGGCGAACCCTTTGCCATTGACCCCAATTTAGATAGCTTTGAGCGCGCTTGGCAACGGTCTCGCACCCTTGATCGTCTGGAGTGGCAACAAGTGTTAGTATAATTTCTTGTCCCTCTTGGCAAAGTGGTTAACACTCAGTAACCAAGAGAAACCCTTCAACTCATTACCGATAAATTTCAAAAACCAATGAGCGTCAAAGTTTTAGTTCCGACAGTTTTACAAAAATATACTGACAACCAAGCGGTTCTCGAATGCAATGGCAGTAGTGTCAAAGAATTAGTGGAAACCCTCGAACAAAGCTATCCTGGCTTCAAAGGGCGGTTGCGGGATGATGAGGGAAAACTGCGTCGCTTCCTCAACTTCTACGTCAATAGCGAGGATATCCGCTTCCTGGAAAACGAAAAAACCTCTTTGCAAGATGGGGATGAGGTGAGTATCGTGCCCGCCGTTGCCGGGGGATGAACCGTTAAGATATCAGTGAAGAGGAATTCAGGCAATGCTTGTTCGCGTAAAGGATCGCGCGTGAACATAATCAAGTTGCGCGATCGCGAGTCCTCTCTCACTTCCGATTAACAAGACGAAAAAGATTAAGATATCGTTATTTGAGTTAAGGTCTATGTCTGAAGAAGAAAAGTCTAAGCAAGGCAGCAAATCAGGTTCCTCTGCCAAGAAAAAAGAAGAAGAACCCCCAATTGAAGATAAACCCTTTCCGGAATTTATCGAGCAACATTACGAACCCGCGCTGAAAGAAGCCTTAAGCGAACAAGGGATCAAAGATTTAGAACTCGAATTTAAAAAAGAGCAATTCCCTCTTCCTGGCGCTGATGAATGTTCTCAAGTCATTGGTCGCTGGGATGGGGGAAAACGTCGTTTTAATGTTTATTTTTTAGATGACGATATCAGTGGACAAAAAGCATTTTCTTATACAGCCAGTGATTCTCCTCCCAGTACCATTGAGTCATTTATGATTGACGAGCGTAAAGTGAACCTAGAGTTACTCGTGATGTACACTGTGCAGCGCTTAAATGGACAAAAATGGTTGGCTCGTAATTAAACCGCTCCTGTCAGTACTTAGCCCACAAGATCTGCGAGATGGGGGATTCTATCTTTGTGGAAGATCTTGATGATCGTACCTCTGCTAAAGGAATGTTTCGGAAGCCGATGCTTGATGCCGGATTTGGTCAGTTCCGGAGCTTTCTCAAGTGGGTGTGCTAGCAAAGAGGGAAGTTCTTTGCAGAAGGAGATGCCAGACAGAGGAACAAGCCAACAATGTCCGAACTGTGGAATCGAGTGGGATAAAGACTGGTTGGTTTGTTGGCATAACTGCGAGTGTGGCTACTCAAAAATAGGGATGTGGCAGCCGCCGAAGTAATCCGGAACCAAGGAATAGAAAATCGCTTCCCCGTGGGCTACGGGGAACGGAAACTGCCTTCTGAAAAGTCCTTGTCGCTCGGGGTTTCCCTAAGCGATTATACCGGACGCAGCGTACCGTACTGTCGAGGCAATTGCTAGGTAAGTGCTACAAAGGAAAGCCCAATCGTGAGCTTGGGAAGCTGATACTCAATCAGAGATTACGGAGTCGGAGGATGCCACTCCATAGATATAAGTGGATCTACACAAAAAAATCTGCTATAGTAAATCGCAAATGATCGTTGTGCTTTTAGGGAAAAATAACTACCACCTCAATCGTTTTTGCGAAATAAGACATAGATTGTTTACACCTTTATCAACAACTGTCGAGTTATTCATCGTTTTAGCACATTTCAGTCACGCTGTTTATGTAATTTTCTAAAAATAAATTAATGATCTAAGTCACTTTTTGGTAATATATAAATTAACTTAAGTTGGATACAGATATCATTAACCCTAGGAGAATAAATCATGCCGAATAAACGCAGTCGTTATAACAAGACTCCCAAATTCTACTGTCCGTATTGCGGAGAAAGACTATGGCGTTCCGGCAGTAAGAAGCACCATATTTATTACGAAGATGCGGCTAGCATTAAAAAAAACGTTGGTATGTCCAGCAAAAAAGCGAAATTTATGGAGATGAAAGGGGTGTATGTTGATAGTAATTCTTGGCTAGAGCAATTTTTCTGTCGTGAAGATAGTCACGTATGGATGTTAGTTTCCAAGCGTGAGAATGGCACCTATCAAGCAAGGCTTGCCGAACCTCATCACTGGAAACGATCAACTAATACTATCGATCCCGATCATCCTAATCCTTCGGTTAGCGAATATACCTATCGTGCTAGCCGAGGACGACGAGCTTAATTAAAGTACAGCCAGCAATTGATCGACTAAATACTGTAGATGCTCCGGTTGATGAGTTGCCATTAGAGAAATCCGAATGCGACTAAAGGGAACAGTTGGTGGACGAATTGCCGGAGCAAAAATCCCTTTCTGTTGTAAGTTTTCTGAGAGTTGTACCGCTTCTCGGGGATGATCGAGACGAAGACAAAGAATCGGCGATTGCGACGGAAGTAGCGGTAAATCAGCAAGGGCATTCTTTAAATACTGGATATGATGCCAGAGTTGCTGACGGCGGAGCGGTTCCTCACGGACAATCTTAATCGCAGCAAGAGCGGCAGCAGTATCTGCAGGAGACAAGCCGGTGGTATAAATCCAACTCGGAGCGCGATTGCGCAGAAACTCAATTAAGGGTCGAGAACCGGCAACATAACCCCCAAGACTGCCCAAAGCTTTACTCAGGGTTCCCATTTGAATAAGGGCGCGATGACTGCAATTAAAATAATTAACACATCCGCCACCATTTTCTCCCATCACTCCTGTAGCATGGGCTTCATCTACTAACACCATTGCTTGATACTTGGCAGCGATATCCAATAATTCTGGTAGCGGACAAATATCCCCATCCATACTAAACACAGTATCGGTGAGGATGAGACAACGTCGATAAGAAGCGCGGTAAGTGCTGAGTTGCTGTTCTAAATCTTCCAAATTGCAATGCTTGTAGTCAATGACTTTCCCCCCAGTCAAAACGGCACCCTTTTTCAGACTGGAGTGATTATATTGATCCGCTAGAATCAAATCTCGCAAACCCACAAGGGCAGTAATTGTTCCTAAGTTCGCTAAGTACCCTGAACTAAACACCAAGGCATCTTCCGTTTGTTTCAGTTGCGCGATCGCGCTTTCCAACTCACTATGAAGGGGACGATGTCCACTGAGTAACCGCGAACCTGTACTACCCGTTCCATAGCGCTGAATGGCTGCCGTTGCTGCTGCAATTAAACGTTCATCTCCCGCTAATCCCAGATAGTCATTACTGGCAAAATTAAGTAAGGATTGTCCTTCCACTTCAATCACAGGACCAGGAGAACTTTCAACATTTTTTATGGTGCGATACCACCCGGCTTTCTCAATTGTTAAGAGCGATTTTTCAATCCAATCATATGCAGAATTTTCGACCATTGACTTAATATAACTACTGATTGCTATCGTTATTTGATATCAGTTAAAGTTGATCCCTTTTTAAGTCATTTAATGTTAAAAACTCCAATTCAGACCACTTCCCAATGGCATGGTGTTCTTAAACTTGCCTATCAACAAAAGGATAATCAGACAAAACCAATAGAAACTTACGCGCAAGCACCCTACAAACTCCAGCGTCCATTTTATCCCGAAGGAGAACAGACCTGTTATAGCACAATTCTCCATACTGCAGGGGGGATGGTCGGTGGGGATCAACTTTCCCAGTCCATCCAGTTACAACCTGAAACTCATGCGGTGATTACCACTGCAGCAGCCAGTAAAATTTATCGCAGTAATGGCTTAACGGCTGCTCAAAAGATCAACATCAAAGTGGGAGAAAAAGCTTGCTTAGAATATCTTCCTAGAGAAACTATTATCTTTAATGGCGCAGAATATCAGCAACAGTTACAAGTGAATCTTGCTTCTACGGCAACTTGGTTGGGTTGGGAAATTGTCCGGTTTGGCCGTTCAGCCAGAGGCGAACAGTTTTTGCAAGGTAATTGGCGATCGCGCACGGAAGTTTGGCAAAATGGACAGCTCATTTGGGTTGATTGTCCATACTTACCAGGCGGAAAAGCGGTTTTACAAAGTCCGCATGGTTTAGCGGGTTATCCGTTAATCGGCACCTTAGTCTGGTTAGGCAAGCCTGTTTCCTCAGAAATGCTCGCGCAAGTGCGTCATTTGTGGGATGAAATGGAAACCACAGGAGAAGCTGGCACAACCTCCTTAATGTCAGGAGTGTTGTGTCGTTATCGCGGAAATTCTCGTGCTGAGGTGATAAACTGGTTTACTAATCTTTGGCGGCTCTTCCGTCAATGGGACGGAAAACAAACCCCTGTTACGCCTCGGGTTTGGCAGGTTTAATTATGCAGTTATTTGTTTTTCTATGCAACTTTCACCTCAAGAAAAAGATAAATTATCTATTTTTACCGCAGCATTACTTGCGGAACGACGCAAGGCAAAAGGCCTGAAACTCAACTATCCCGAAGCCGTTGCTTATATCTCTGCCGGGCTGCTAGAAGGGGCACGAGAAGGGCGTTCCGTTGCTGAATTAATGAGTTATGGCAAAACTTTACTCACCCGCGATGATGTCATGGAAGGGATTCCGGAAATGGTCGAGGAAGTCCAAATTGAAGCCACCTTTCCTGATGGGACAAAGTTAGTTACCGTTCACAATCCAATTGTTTAAGACAAATCATGATACCAGGAGAAATGCAGATTCAAGCCGGAACAATTGAACTGAATCAAGGTCGTCGTTTAATGACGATTACGGTTGCTAACAGCGGCGATCGCCCCATTCAGATCGGGTCACATTTTCACTTTTATGAGGTGAATCCGGCGTTACAGTTTGACCGCGAAGCAACCAAAGGGATGCGTTTGAATATTCCAGCAGGAACCGCCATTCGCTTTGAACCTGGAGATGATCGGGAAGTGGAGTTAGTCGCGATCGCGGGTCGTCGAGAAATTTATGGCTTTAATGGCTGGGTCAATGGGAAAGTTGATTCCTAATGCTGGTCATTAGGGCAAACTCGCTTGCCAAGCCTTTGGTAAAATGAAAGCCAATTAACCCCAGAAGAGGGATAATGCGTAGCTGAAACAAAACCGGAACGCCACATCAGAAGACTGCTCAAACGAGGGATTGATTCTGATTTTCTGCCGTTTGTTAGGGGTTATAGCCTTAGAAGTGATTTCCAATTTAATTACACTCCAGAAAGCTCTTTTTTGCGGCACTTCCCTTAAAATTTGATTGGAGATTCAAGAACCCATTCAATTATGAGTTATCGCATGGAACGGCAAGCCTACGCCGAAACTTTTGGTCCCACAACCGGTGATCGCGTGCGTTTGGCAGATACAGAATTATTCATTGAAGTAGAACAAGATTTCACCACTTATGGCGAAGAGGTAAAATTTGGCGGTGGCAAAGTGATCCGCGATGGCATGGGACAATCCCCAATTTCTCGTGCGGAGGGCGCAGTGGATGTGGTGATTACCAATGCTCTGATCCTGGATTGGTGGGGAATTGTGAAAGCGGATGTTGGGATTAAAGACGGTCGCATCTTCAAGATTGGCAAAGCTGGCAATCCCTATATTCAAGATAATGTCGATATTATTATTGGTCCCAGTACCGAAGCGGTGGCGGGGGAAGGGATGATCTTGACTGCTGGGGGAATTGATAGCCATATCCACTTTATCTGTCCGCAACTGATTGAAACCGCGATCGCGTCTGGCATTACCACGATGTTTGGCGGCGGAACCGGTCCGGCTACGGGAACTAATGCCACTACCTGTACCCCGGGATCTTGGAATCTCCACTGGATGCTACAAGCTGCCGAAGCCTTCCCGGTGAACTTAGGCTTTTTTGGCAAAGGCAATAGTTCCCAACCCCAAGGACTGGAAGAACAGGTCGTCGCTGGGGCGATGGGCTTAAAACTCCACGAAGACTGGGGAACCACACCTGCTGCCATTGATACCTGTCTTTCAGTGGCTGATCGCTATGATGTCCAAGTTGCCATCCATACTGATACGCTCAACGAAGCGGGGTTTGTGGAAGATACTATCAATGCTTTTAAAAATCGCACCATCCACACCTACCACACAGAAGGCGCAGGTGGGGGTCACGCCCCAGATATTATCAAAGTTTGCGGTCAGAAAAATGTTCTCCCCTCTTCCACGAATCCCACCCGCCCTTACACCACGAATACCCTAGAAGAACATCTGGATATGCTAATGGTCTGTCACCATTTAGACCGCAATATCCCGGAAGATGTGGCATTTGCTGAATCGCGGATTCGTCGAGAAACCATTGCCGCAGAAGATATTTTGCATGATTTGGGGGCATTTAGCGCGATCGCGTCCGATTCCCAAGCGATGGGGCGTGTCGGGGAAAATATTATTCGGACTTGGCAAACCGCCCACAAAATGAAAGTGCAGCGAGGCTTACTGCCTTCACCGGAAAACAGCAGTGAAACTCACGATAACTTCCGTGCCAAACGCTATGTTGCCAAACACACCATTAACTCTGCGATTATGCACGGCATTAGCCATGAAGTGGGTTCCATTGAAGAAGGGAAACTGGCAGACTTGTGCTTGTGGAAACCCAGTTGTTTCGGCGTCAAACCGGAAATTGTCATGAAAGGGGGCGCGATCGCGTATGCGCAAATGGGAGATGCCAACGCCAGTATTCCCACTCCACAACCCATCGAAATGCGTCCTATGTTCGCTAGTTATGGACGCGCCATTGCTAGTACCTCTCTCACCTTCGTCTCCCAAGCGGGAATGGAAGCCAACCTTGGACAACAACTGGGGTTAGAAAAAACTTTAGTGCCTGTTCGTAATACCCGCCAGATTGGGAAAGCTGAGATGAAACTCAACGCTGCCCTTCCTAATATTGAAGTAGATCCAGAAACTTACGAAGTGCGGGCGGATGGGGAACTTTTAACCTGTGAACCCGCCACGACTTTACCGATGGCGCAGCGGTATTTTCTGTTTTAAAGCTTCCTAGGGAATTAACTTGGGCTGGCTCAAAAAAGTAGCAAACGCTGTTGAGATGAGGCGTTTAGTAATGGTTTCCCCCTGGTTGTGAAAAATCTCCCTCTCACCTTTGCCTCTTCTCCCAAACTCCACTCGCCAATTGTGACTGATTCGGTGATTCCTACCGATCTCGGAGGGGGGCACATTTCCCAATTACTCTTAACAAAGATTGCAACTTCTAGTTGTTCAGACTAAGTCTTTCGTATCAGGTAATACCCCCCGAAAATCAATCCTACTAAGTTCGGCATCCAAACACTCAAAACGATAGGGATCATACTCCATGCACTTAAATATTTAAGAAGAAACTGGAGTAAATAATAAGCCGAAACAATTATAAGAGCGATTCCTAAGCTATTTGATTTCCGTCTGACGTCTGTAGTAATACCAATAGAAGAACCTAAAAAAGCAAACATACAGCAAGATAAAGGTAAAGCGTATCTTTCTTGAATACTAATTTTTAACTTTTTAATTTTTTTAATTTGCCCCGTAGGTTTAATAATGCCCAATTGTTGATAGAGCTCAAGAAGATTCATCTCTCTATGATCTCGATAAAAGTTGGCATAGTCAAGAATTTTTTTGGTGAACTGAAGAGGCAACTTGTCAAAGCACTTAACTTGTTCATATAAGTCTTGGGAATTAATCAGATATTGACATCCCTTTAACAGTTGCCATACCTGCTGATCTTCATTCCATTCTGCTTGTTGAGAAACGATAATTTCTTGTAAGTTTTGATGATGATATTTGAGTAAATAAACTTCCTGCATTTGCTGACCGTCAAATCGATCAGCAAAAAATAAAAACTGCAAATTAGATTGAGATTTCTCCGTTTGATATTGTTGATAAATTAAGTTCCGATTATTATATTTAGCTAACTGGGCTCGCTCGACATTCCATTCTTTTTCTAGAAGCATCGCTGCTTTGTAATTAGCAGGAGGTACAATGACTTCTTGGAAAATAAACATCATTCCTGCTATTACCAAACTAATTAAAATAACGGGACTAACGATTCTAAATGAGTGAACGCCCAGACTACGTAGAGCAAGAATTTCATTCTTAGCGGAAAGGTTACTGTAGGTAAACAGCGCTGCGGATAAAAGAGTAAAAGGTAACCCTAAGGTAATAAAAGCGGGTAACTTAAATAAGTGTACATAAGCAGCAACCGAAAAGGGTAAACTATCACGAGTGACAAACTTAACTTGCTCAAACGTAAGACCAACCACTTCTCCCAAAGTTGTATAAACTGCTAAAAAAAAATTAGAGGAAAGATTAATTGTTTGAAAAGGTAGCGATCCAACAATGAGATTTTTGAGAACATGAGTTAACTTTGTCTTAGTAAGGTGGATAATCCCCACCCTACCATTTACTTCAATTATGAAACGGCCTTACCTCAATATTGGGTGGAATGCGAAGCTAAGCGTCTGCTACGATAGCGTAATCCCCAGTTTCTCCAGGGGTCTCTGTTTCAACAGAGAGTCCGTAAGAAATACCGTCTTGAATGTCAAAGTCAAGGAAAGTGACTTGATATGTTATGTCACCTATTTCCTGTTCCTGTGATGGTGTCGCAGAATCAATAACTTCACCGGTTTCATTATTCAGCAGAAAAATAACAGGATTAAAGTCATTTGACACTACACCTA of the Cyanobacteria bacterium GSL.Bin1 genome contains:
- a CDS encoding urease accessory protein UreD; the encoded protein is MLKTPIQTTSQWHGVLKLAYQQKDNQTKPIETYAQAPYKLQRPFYPEGEQTCYSTILHTAGGMVGGDQLSQSIQLQPETHAVITTAAASKIYRSNGLTAAQKINIKVGEKACLEYLPRETIIFNGAEYQQQLQVNLASTATWLGWEIVRFGRSARGEQFLQGNWRSRTEVWQNGQLIWVDCPYLPGGKAVLQSPHGLAGYPLIGTLVWLGKPVSSEMLAQVRHLWDEMETTGEAGTTSLMSGVLCRYRGNSRAEVINWFTNLWRLFRQWDGKQTPVTPRVWQV
- a CDS encoding molybdopterin synthase sulfur carrier subunit; amino-acid sequence: MSVKVLVPTVLQKYTDNQAVLECNGSSVKELVETLEQSYPGFKGRLRDDEGKLRRFLNFYVNSEDIRFLENEKTSLQDGDEVSIVPAVAGG
- the ureC gene encoding urease subunit alpha, giving the protein MSYRMERQAYAETFGPTTGDRVRLADTELFIEVEQDFTTYGEEVKFGGGKVIRDGMGQSPISRAEGAVDVVITNALILDWWGIVKADVGIKDGRIFKIGKAGNPYIQDNVDIIIGPSTEAVAGEGMILTAGGIDSHIHFICPQLIETAIASGITTMFGGGTGPATGTNATTCTPGSWNLHWMLQAAEAFPVNLGFFGKGNSSQPQGLEEQVVAGAMGLKLHEDWGTTPAAIDTCLSVADRYDVQVAIHTDTLNEAGFVEDTINAFKNRTIHTYHTEGAGGGHAPDIIKVCGQKNVLPSSTNPTRPYTTNTLEEHLDMLMVCHHLDRNIPEDVAFAESRIRRETIAAEDILHDLGAFSAIASDSQAMGRVGENIIRTWQTAHKMKVQRGLLPSPENSSETHDNFRAKRYVAKHTINSAIMHGISHEVGSIEEGKLADLCLWKPSCFGVKPEIVMKGGAIAYAQMGDANASIPTPQPIEMRPMFASYGRAIASTSLTFVSQAGMEANLGQQLGLEKTLVPVRNTRQIGKAEMKLNAALPNIEVDPETYEVRADGELLTCEPATTLPMAQRYFLF
- a CDS encoding threonine synthase, which encodes MALATETANAKPTYTKLVSKEGGTEYDLQPLHVCEETFAPLEVAYDYDAIRAQVSRESIAAGPKSIWRYKPFLPVTGEVIDVGTGMTPLIKSNRLARRLGLKELYIKNDAVNMPTLSFKDRVVSVALSKAREFGFSTVSCASTGNLANSTAAIAASAGLECCVFIPADLEAGKVLGTLIYNPTVMAVKGNYDQVNRLCSEVANGYGWGFVNINLRPYYSEGSKTLGYEVAEQLGWKLPDHVVAPLASGSLYTKIYKGFQEFVKTGLVEDQSVRFSGAQAEGCSPISQAFKEGRDFITPVKPNTIAKSIAIGNPADGVYALDVARKTNGNIEDVTDAEIIEGIQLLAETEGIFTETAGGTTIAVLKKLVEAGKIDPEESTVAYITGNGLKTQEAVQGYIGEPFAIDPNLDSFERAWQRSRTLDRLEWQQVLV
- the bioF gene encoding 8-amino-7-oxononanoate synthase; amino-acid sequence: MVENSAYDWIEKSLLTIEKAGWYRTIKNVESSPGPVIEVEGQSLLNFASNDYLGLAGDERLIAAATAAIQRYGTGSTGSRLLSGHRPLHSELESAIAQLKQTEDALVFSSGYLANLGTITALVGLRDLILADQYNHSSLKKGAVLTGGKVIDYKHCNLEDLEQQLSTYRASYRRCLILTDTVFSMDGDICPLPELLDIAAKYQAMVLVDEAHATGVMGENGGGCVNYFNCSHRALIQMGTLSKALGSLGGYVAGSRPLIEFLRNRAPSWIYTTGLSPADTAAALAAIKIVREEPLRRQQLWHHIQYLKNALADLPLLPSQSPILCLRLDHPREAVQLSENLQQKGIFAPAIRPPTVPFSRIRISLMATHQPEHLQYLVDQLLAVL
- the ureA gene encoding urease subunit gamma, which gives rise to MQLSPQEKDKLSIFTAALLAERRKAKGLKLNYPEAVAYISAGLLEGAREGRSVAELMSYGKTLLTRDDVMEGIPEMVEEVQIEATFPDGTKLVTVHNPIV
- a CDS encoding urease subunit beta; this translates as MIPGEMQIQAGTIELNQGRRLMTITVANSGDRPIQIGSHFHFYEVNPALQFDREATKGMRLNIPAGTAIRFEPGDDREVELVAIAGRREIYGFNGWVNGKVDS
- a CDS encoding DUF2996 domain-containing protein, which codes for MSEEEKSKQGSKSGSSAKKKEEEPPIEDKPFPEFIEQHYEPALKEALSEQGIKDLELEFKKEQFPLPGADECSQVIGRWDGGKRRFNVYFLDDDISGQKAFSYTASDSPPSTIESFMIDERKVNLELLVMYTVQRLNGQKWLARN
- a CDS encoding LptF/LptG family permease; the protein is MGEVVGLTFEQVKFVTRDSLPFSVAAYVHLFKLPAFITLGLPFTLLSAALFTYSNLSAKNEILALRSLGVHSFRIVSPVILISLVIAGMMFIFQEVIVPPANYKAAMLLEKEWNVERAQLAKYNNRNLIYQQYQTEKSQSNLQFLFFADRFDGQQMQEVYLLKYHHQNLQEIIVSQQAEWNEDQQVWQLLKGCQYLINSQDLYEQVKCFDKLPLQFTKKILDYANFYRDHREMNLLELYQQLGIIKPTGQIKKIKKLKISIQERYALPLSCCMFAFLGSSIGITTDVRRKSNSLGIALIIVSAYYLLQFLLKYLSAWSMIPIVLSVWMPNLVGLIFGGYYLIRKT